The following proteins come from a genomic window of Salvia hispanica cultivar TCC Black 2014 chromosome 4, UniMelb_Shisp_WGS_1.0, whole genome shotgun sequence:
- the LOC125223932 gene encoding aldehyde dehydrogenase family 2 member C4-like isoform X1, producing MGGERNGDVEKTTIMIPQVKFTKLFINGEFVDSISGKTFETIDPRSEEVIAKVAEGDRADVDSAVKAAREAFDHGPWPRLPGSERGKIMLKLADLIKENIEELAAIETMDAGNLYSLGKMMFVNDGAQVFRYYAGAADKIHGETLKMSRELHGYTLLEPVGVVGHIIPWNFPTQMFCMKVAPALAAGCTMVVKPAEQTPLSALFYAHLAKLAGVPDGVINVVTGYGPTVGAAISSHMDIDMVSFTGSTVTGHRIMEAAATSNLKQVCLELGGKSPFIVFDDVDVDKIAPLALNACLFNQGQICVAGTRVFVQEGIYDKFVERLLEELKAWVVGDPFDPHVNQGPQVTKKQYERVLWYIELGKKEGATLLTGGKPLDRKGYYIEPTIFTDVKDDMTIAKDEIFGPVMSIMKFESMEEVIKRANNTKYGLAAGIMTNNINTANTVSRSIRAGSVWINCYFGFDNDAPAGGYKMSGFGKDLGINGLHKYLQVKSIASTPIYNSPWL from the exons atgggtgGGGAAAGAAATGGGGATGTGGAGAAAACGACGATCATGATTCCTCAAGTGAAGTTCACAAAGCTCTTCATCAATGGAGAGTTCGTTGATTCTATATCAG GGAAAACATTTGAGACAATTGATCCAAGAAGTGAAGAAGTAATTGCTAAGGTTGCTGAAGGGGATAGGGCTGATGTTGATTCAGCGGTCAAGGCTGCCCGTGAGGCGTTTGATCATGGCCCATGGCCGAGACTCCCCGGATCT GAAAGGGGGAAAATAATGCTAAAATTAGCTGACctaatcaaagaaaatatagaaGAACTAGCCGCTATAGAGACAATGGATGCTGGTAACTTGTATAGTCTGGGGAAGATGATGTTTGTCAACGATGGAGCCCAAGTGTTCCGCTACTATGCTGGCGCAGCCGACAAAATCCATGGTGAAACTTTGAAAATGTCGAGAGAGTTGCACGGCTATACACTGCTTGAGCCTGTGGGTGTGGTAGGACACATAATCCCATGGAATTTTCCGACTCAGATGTTCTGCATGAAGGTCGCACCGGCTCTGGCTGCGGGTTGCACCATGGTTGTCAAGCCGGCCGAACAAACTCCcctttctgccctcttttATGCTCATTTGGCCAAACTG GCCGGTGTGCCCGATGGGGTGATCAATGTCGTGACGGGCTATGGACCTACAGTTGGTGCTGCAATCAGCTCACATATGGACATTGACATGGTGAGCTTCACGGGGTCGACAGTGACGGGACACCGGATAATGGAGGCAGCAGCAACAAGCAACTTAAAGCAAGTTTGCCTAGAATTGGGAGGCAAGTCTCCCTTCATCGTGTTCGATGATGTGGATGTTGATAAAATTGCTCCTCTTGCTCTCAATGCTTGTCTCTTTAACCAG GGCCAAATATGTGTGGCTGGGACTCGTGTATTCGTCCAAGAAGGgatatatgataaatttgtagAAAGATTGTTGGAAGAGTTGAAAGCATGGGTTGTTGGTGACCCTTTTGATCCACATGTTAATCAAGGCCCGCAA GTTACTAAGAAACAATATGAAAGAGTTCTGTGGTATATTGAGCTTGGCAAGAAGGAAGGAGCCACATTGTTGACTGGTGGAAAGCCTTTGGATAGGAAGGGCTACTACATCGAGCCCACTATATTCACTGATGTCAAG GATGATATGACAATTGCCAAGGACGAGATTTTTGGACCTGTTATGTCAATCATGAAATTTGA GAGTATGGAAGAGGTTATAAAGAGGGCGAACAACACAAAGTACGGATTGGCAGCAGGGATTATGACCAACAACATTAACACTGCAAACACGGTTTCAAGGTCGATCAGAGCTGGTTCAGTATGGATCAATTGTTATTTTGGCTTTGACAACGATGCACCAGCTGGGGgttataaaatgagtggattTGGGAAGGATTTGGGGATCAACGGCCTTCACAAGTATCTTCAAGTTAAATCTATTGCCAGTACTCCCATATATAATTCTCCATGgctttga
- the LOC125223932 gene encoding aldehyde dehydrogenase family 2 member C4-like isoform X2 yields MGGERNGDVEKTTIMIPQVKFTKLFINGEFVDSISGKTFETIDPRSEEVIAKVAEGDRADVDSAVKAAREAFDHGPWPRLPGSERGKIMLKLADLIKENIEELAAIETMDAGNLYSLGKMMFVNDGAQVFRYYAGAADKIHGETLKMSRELHGYTLLEPVGVVGHIIPWNFPTQMFCMKVAPALAAGCTMVVKPAEQTPLSALFYAHLAKLAGVPDGVINVVTGYGPTVGAAISSHMDIDMVSFTGSTVTGHRIMEAAATSNLKQVCLELGGKSPFIVFDDVDVDKIAPLALNACLFNQGQICVAGTRVFVQEGIYDKFVERLLEELKAWVVGDPFDPHVNQGPQVTKKQYERVLWYIELGKKEGATLLTGGKPLDRKGYYIEPTIFTDVKEYGRGYKEGEQHKVRIGSRDYDQQH; encoded by the exons atgggtgGGGAAAGAAATGGGGATGTGGAGAAAACGACGATCATGATTCCTCAAGTGAAGTTCACAAAGCTCTTCATCAATGGAGAGTTCGTTGATTCTATATCAG GGAAAACATTTGAGACAATTGATCCAAGAAGTGAAGAAGTAATTGCTAAGGTTGCTGAAGGGGATAGGGCTGATGTTGATTCAGCGGTCAAGGCTGCCCGTGAGGCGTTTGATCATGGCCCATGGCCGAGACTCCCCGGATCT GAAAGGGGGAAAATAATGCTAAAATTAGCTGACctaatcaaagaaaatatagaaGAACTAGCCGCTATAGAGACAATGGATGCTGGTAACTTGTATAGTCTGGGGAAGATGATGTTTGTCAACGATGGAGCCCAAGTGTTCCGCTACTATGCTGGCGCAGCCGACAAAATCCATGGTGAAACTTTGAAAATGTCGAGAGAGTTGCACGGCTATACACTGCTTGAGCCTGTGGGTGTGGTAGGACACATAATCCCATGGAATTTTCCGACTCAGATGTTCTGCATGAAGGTCGCACCGGCTCTGGCTGCGGGTTGCACCATGGTTGTCAAGCCGGCCGAACAAACTCCcctttctgccctcttttATGCTCATTTGGCCAAACTG GCCGGTGTGCCCGATGGGGTGATCAATGTCGTGACGGGCTATGGACCTACAGTTGGTGCTGCAATCAGCTCACATATGGACATTGACATGGTGAGCTTCACGGGGTCGACAGTGACGGGACACCGGATAATGGAGGCAGCAGCAACAAGCAACTTAAAGCAAGTTTGCCTAGAATTGGGAGGCAAGTCTCCCTTCATCGTGTTCGATGATGTGGATGTTGATAAAATTGCTCCTCTTGCTCTCAATGCTTGTCTCTTTAACCAG GGCCAAATATGTGTGGCTGGGACTCGTGTATTCGTCCAAGAAGGgatatatgataaatttgtagAAAGATTGTTGGAAGAGTTGAAAGCATGGGTTGTTGGTGACCCTTTTGATCCACATGTTAATCAAGGCCCGCAA GTTACTAAGAAACAATATGAAAGAGTTCTGTGGTATATTGAGCTTGGCAAGAAGGAAGGAGCCACATTGTTGACTGGTGGAAAGCCTTTGGATAGGAAGGGCTACTACATCGAGCCCACTATATTCACTGATGTCAAG GAGTATGGAAGAGGTTATAAAGAGGGCGAACAACACAAAGTACGGATTGGCAGCAGGGATTATGACCAACAACATTAA